Part of the Quercus lobata isolate SW786 chromosome 6, ValleyOak3.0 Primary Assembly, whole genome shotgun sequence genome, atGAAgtccagacgaggaactctccccagccaactcagttcatcctcccaacatataaaatgaataaaatccaaaatctcTCATGggaagctaccaccacattaaatgcgccccaaccacccacttggccgcattaatgaggaaaggacccctgaacagtaccaccttggcctccgcaactcacaaagagagtgatgagggcggctgatgggacaggtgctcaagtaaatgcttagatgatcaacaagtgtaaggttgagatgagaggaggagaactatataatgtagtggagtccctcaaagaagagGACGGAAAAACTGTATCAGAaactaaaagaaatagaatcaaacgtgagagatccattcttgtgttcttatttttctgcaacaatattgtccatgtatcagaccgaataggctcactgaggctaagttctttaacccatcctctacaaatattcattgtgggttgcgttttgggccaaggcctgatcaatagaatttgggccaggaaaatcgtgcaactacagaACATTTTCGttattaactaaaaaatttacaaagtgACATAATTGGTTAGTTTCACATCAataacacaataaataaattcttaattttttttttcagtgatACTATAGTtagtacaaattttactacgtataatttttacaaatctatatataatatctaaaaactaAGCTTAACATTTATTGTTACCATTTACTATGCTCCATTTTGGTCCAATTAGGCCAAATTCAGTCCACCTCCttccatttggtccaatttAGCCCactcggtccactttggtctaaTTGGACCTTAAGTTGATTATTTCTGTACGTTGCCTTTTCAATTTTGAGTTCGATAGTTCATTCTTCCTTAATTTTTGGtctaaaaaataccaaaaataagcattagaaattagagataaaatgataaatattcaaaagattatcttaaaattcaagtttaaaatttttaataatatatgcattatacttatatttggaaaggaagaaaaaaaagggtacaaTTCTAAatctatgtgtatatatatatatatatatatatatatatatattaatagacaaAGTTCaaagaaagttcaattagaatttgaaactAGAATCTAATTTTGActatgtgtctaaatttatgtaagGATCACATTATAGTTATCTACTTAAGTTTGTGCTATGTgtctatttaagttttttaatctttgtaccaagtgagttaatgagtgcaaaatactaagaatctaatattaatgaactatataaaaaaaaaaaaaaaaaaaaccaatcatatatacttaataaaatcaccacacaacaaagatcaccacatgttttatcttattaaaaattagagaaaaaaaattatcaaaagtagtattaaatttaggtaagaatttaaaatttgactaattacgtttacttttaaaaaaaaaaaataatttaactaataatttatatttttatgataaaattatGCTTAACTTTAAATGTATTCATACgtatttgtgtgttttaaaataatttaactaattgtttatatttttataataaaaattttgtttgattttaaatGTACTTATACGTTTGCTTGAGTTACATACtagtttatataataatttatttcatGGAATTAGagtgtactttaaaaaaatatttttaaatatattcaaattagtTAACTGATATTACATTTTTTCACGGGTAAGTTTTTCACTAATTACCTTAAAATAGGAAGGTTATTTTAAGATTTGAACAACAAAATTACCTTAAAATAAATCCCTAACTCCGGAGGCCAATGGAGTAGCCAAGATAAGATCTATGCACacaatatattcttttttttggtaaaagaggGATGTCTATAAGCAAAAGGGAGCACTCTTTGGGAGTACCTATTTACAAAAGTTCTCACACAAGCTATACCCAAATGTTGATTGTGGCAGTTCCAGCTTGCATCCTCTGTACTTTGCAAACCCTCTTAATTATTTTCCATTCTTGCAAACCAAAATGCTTTTAAGAAAATAAGGAATTTTAGGACTAAGAATGGGTTGTGTTTGcgtccaaataataataataataaaaataatactaataattaaataattatttaagttatttaagaatttttttaaattaatattaatcaaacaataaGTTATTTTAAATGATGCATCTTATGaatgttttcatttaaatttttaatagtaaaaagaacatttttgttattaaataaaaaatttacaaagtgACATAATTGGTTAGTTTCACATCAATAACACAATAaacaaattcttaatttttttttcagtgatACTATAGTTAGTACAAATTTTAGtacatataatttttacaaatctatatataatatctaaaaactaagcttaacatttattgttactatttACTATGCTCCATTTTGGTCCAATTAGGCCAAATTCGGTCCACCTCCttccatttggtccaatttggcctactcggtccactttggtctaaTTGGACCTTAAGTTGATTATTTCTGTATGTTGCCTTTTCAATTTTGAGTTCCAAAGCTCATTCTTCCTTAATTTTTGGtctaaaaaaataccaaaaataagtattagaaattagagataaaatgataaatattcaaaagattatcttaaaattcaagttttaataatatatgcatatacttatatttggaaaggaagataaaaaaagGTACAATtctaaatctatatatatatatatatatatatattaacagaCAAAGTTCAGAGAAAgatcaattagaatttgaaactAGAATCTAATTTCGCACCGTGGGTTCTAGtaagctcaactggtaaagtctctgatggttgtataagagaacTGTgattcaatccccgcctacaccaaaaacttggtctaatgataaagagctatcatcaggagtggacgctataggttgaaactctctcaaaaaaagaatcTAATTTCGCaccatgtgtctaaatttatataAGGACCATATTATAgttatccacttaagtttgtgcTATGTgtctatttaagttttttaatctttgtgtcaagtgagttaatgagtgcaaaatactaagaatctaatattaatgaactaaaaaaaaaaaaaaaaatcacatatactcaataaaatcaccacacaacaaagatcactgcacgttctatcttattaaaaattagagaaaaatttatcaaaaatagtattaaatttatgaaagaattttaaatttgactaattatgtttactttaaaaaaaaataatttaactaataatttatatttttatgaaaaaaattatgcttaACTTTAAATGTATTCATACGTATTCGTGTGTTAcatgctatttaaaaaaaaaaaaattgactaattgtttatatttttataataaaaattttgtttgattttaaatGTACTTATACGTTTGCCTGAGTTACATGCtagtttatataataatttatttcatGAAATTAGAgtgcacttaaaaaaaaaaatttaaatatattcaaattagtCAACTGATATTACATTTTTTCAAGAATAAGTTTGTCACTAATTACCTTAAAATAGgaaggttattattattattttttgatataaaataggAAGGTTATTTTAAGATTTGAACAACAAAATTACCTTAAAATAAATCCCTAACTCCGGAGGCCAATGGAGTAGCCAAGATAAGATCTATGCACacaatatatacttttttttttggtaaaagaggGATGTCTATAAGCAAAAGGGAGCACTCTTTGGGAGTACCTATTTGCAAAAGTTCtcacacataataataataataataataataatttttttttttttttgagaatcaaaaccCGATAGAAATTCTCATACATAATTACATGATACAAATATGTTCACAACATATTGCACTCTTAGAGATTTTATTGATAAGTTGTGAATGTGATGGAGGGTTGACTCATGATTCCATTATTAATAACTTCCTACTAAAAGAAGAATAATGCTAgatatacaaattattttataaaattttttacaaactattgatgtggtaagtgattattggtaaatgaaaaaatgatattaatggtgggcttaaatgaaaatcaataaaaggTTGGctacatcaatattttgtaaaaatattgtaaaatagtttgtgcatGTAATAttactcccaaaaaaaatactactatATCCATCGCATTACTTAAAAAAAGTGTTGTGAtaaatgtataataaaaatcttTCGGTGGCAAGCAGTTATTGGGAAAAATCTTAATTTGTCAACATTGACGTTACTTTTTTATCCATTAATAATTgctaataatatataatttgttaaaaaaatactgtgtgagttaaaaacaaaaattggtgTGCCCATTAGTCTACATAAGGGGATCGGATCAGAGTGCGTCCGTTGGTATCTAACGCTAAACTAAAGTCTAAAGAAAGGAGATTTCTGAACAAAACAAAGgacaaaaaaaaggaacaatGGGATCAATGGCACTTCAGAAGCTATTTAGCGCAGGGACTAAGATCGTAGCTGTCGGAAGAAACTACGTTGCTCATGCAAAAGAACTGGGCAACGCTGTCCCAAAAGAGCCTGTCTTGTTTCTCAAACCCACCTCCTCTTACTTGGGTGTTGGAGGAACAATCGAAATCCCACACCCTTTGGAGTCTCTGCATCATGAGGTGGAGCTCGCTGTTGTTATTGGCAAGAAAGCTCGCGATGTTCCCGAAGCCTCTGCCATGGACTACGTTGCCGGTTCGTATAATTTCATCAACAAACTCTCATTAAACTTCATTTTTCGAATTGGGTTTTTCATTCTAtaatttctctttctattttttccctTGATTTGTTTCGTTTAGCCTAAAAGAATTGAGTGTGTCTGATTATTGTCTTTCTCGTTACCAATTGGTGTTGAGGTGGAGTGGCACAGCTCACGGTCTAACACTTTTTAGTCCCTGTAACAAacttaaattatcaattttccTTTAAATGATTGATTTTATTCCCTAACAAACTTAAAAGTGATTGTTTTTTGTACCTATAGGTGTGATGACATATCGGTTTATAGTTTGATCACATCATTTACAGGACTAAAAATGATCGCTTTAAACTTCAGGGATTAAAATTGCTTGTGGACTAAACTTTAGGACCAACATTGCATTTAAGTCTTTCATTTTCTATACATTTTCATGAAATTCCCTTACATATATTAACGTTCTTCTATATGTGTGTTTTAGAATTGCTGAGACATAAGTCTGATACTGTGTTAGAACTGTTAatgggggagagagagagagagagagaatgcagCGAATTTAACATAGTTATGTCTAATGACCTACGTCGATAGCGGAAGTTCATTAGTGTCTACTTCTTTACACTTCTTTACTATAAAGAGATTGTGTGCAAATTATATctaattcaatatatataagaTGTGGTCCTGTGGAAGTGTCATGGCGTTGCCATCTACTCATTCCTGTGTGGGCTACGGAAGTGTCATTTAATTCAGAGCAAATTAGCCTGTTTCTTCCATTCGTAATCAATATAATACGATGTGGGTGTCCCTTTAGACTGTGTGTATATTTCCCTTAGAAATTGTTTCACTTCTAGCTTTTGGTCAAAATTGCCACTGTCATGGGGTGCTTAATTTGGAACAAACATTTGAACTAGAGTGTTTCAAGAGCTCATAAAATTTGGATACTTTTTATGATAAACCGGGGTGATGTCTTCCATATCCTTCAATGATCCCCTACTAGATGATGAATTAAGAGGCAACAAAGACATCTGATTTCCGATGACCTTTAAGTACTCATTAAATTGAGTTGTTAGATCccgattttttcaaaagttcttCAAAGTAGCCTTCTTGATGAACCATTATACTTTATATATTTACTATGATATTTATTGAAATGTGTTTTGGTGTCTTAGGTTATGCTCTGGCACTGGATATGACTGCCAGGGAAATTCAAACTTCTGCGAAGGtatgtttctctcttttaaatcttaatttttcatgtacaatgagatatttaattgaaaatgtCTTTATCCCTTTACATTTTTTAACATTCTTCTGTGTTGTTTTTAGTGTTAGTAATTCTCTTATGTGTTGTTTTTTGTAACAAAACTTGGTAATTTCCTAATCCATGCTGCCTTATTACATTGTCTCCCTTTTCGTATGTTTAAGAATAAGAAAGTTGTCTCATTTTTCATATGCATGTAGTGACCATGATTGCTGGAGTGATGTTTTGCTTGAAGCATGTTATTTAAGAAGTAATGTATTGTGAATGTAAACTTTGAAGAAATTTTGGCaagttttcatatatatatatatatatatatatagggttgtGTTAATGGGCACCGTTAGGTGCCCGTtaaccacaattttttttacttttttctgaaaaaatttCTGTCTTTTTTTGCAGTTTGTGtcattttttcagttttgtagGTACTAGTTGGtgtcttttttaactttttctgacaaattttttttgtcttttttgcatttaacaaGCACCAAGCAgtgcttgttaacatttcccatatatatatttactgaTTCTGCTGattaaaaatgtaaatttgTCATAGGTGGAGTGTGTGTGCTTAAGAAATTGAGAATATGGTGAATTTGATGTCTaacattgtatttttattaCTGGGTTAACTCATACAGTTTTACCATGTATTCAATTCTCTCTTGCATTCAGATACAAGTTTGTCACTGGTATGTTTTTTGTTAATGTGGTTTCTTTTTCGTGCTATATATGCCAGTCTGCAGGTCTTCCATGGACAGTAGCTAAAGGGCAGGACACCTTCACACCAATTGGTTCCGTTGTAAGAAATTAACTGTACCTTTTCCATGCTTCTCATTCTGCTAAAATTGTCtatattgaattataaattcatTTCAGATCAAACAGGTGCACTCAGCACACACATATGAGAAGTTACTGATACTAACAAATATGGATTGGGAGTGGAAGGGGGAAATCTATGAAATACTTTTCGTaaattttatgatttctttGTAAGTAGTTGAGGAAGAATAAGGGGGCATTTCTGTCGGCAAATAGAAATCTCTACCATCAACCCTGCTTCTCTGTATTCATAGTAGTTTTGGTTTTACCATGTATAATCTCCACCATTTCTTCTAGATCaaaaatcaaaggaaagaaatagCTTTAAATAATAGCAGCTACTTACCTGTTAATTCATCAGTTTAggcatttattttccttttcaacttTGTCTTGAGGCATACTTGAAAGCTCTTGGTACTTGTCTGATCAATCACACTGAAATTTTATGTGGTTCttatttgattctccaaaaCATTTATGCAGCTTCCCAAGGAATCGGTGCCAGATCCTGACAACTTAGAACTGTGGTTAAAGGTTCGAAACCTCTGTGCTTAAAGTTTTCTATATACTTACAGAATGCTTGTTCATAGTATGGTCATTCCAAATTGAGTGAGGTTGACTGGATTTGCTTCACCACAGGTGGATGGAGAAATGCGACAGAAAGG contains:
- the LOC115951015 gene encoding probable acylpyruvase FAHD1, mitochondrial; translation: MGSMALQKLFSAGTKIVAVGRNYVAHAKELGNAVPKEPVLFLKPTSSYLGVGGTIEIPHPLESLHHEVELAVVIGKKARDVPEASAMDYVAGYALALDMTAREIQTSAKSAGLPWTVAKGQDTFTPIGSVLPKESVPDPDNLELWLKVDGEMRQKGSTKDMIFKIPFLISHISSIMTLLEGDVILTGTPPGVGPVKAGQKITAGITDLVEVYFSVGKRPKPKSS